AGCAGCAGCGCGCCGAGCACGCTCATCGACGCGACGTCACCCGTGTCGGCGGCACGCCGGTGGCGCGCCTCCGTCTCCGCGTCGGCGCTCTCCGTGGGGCCACCGGCGGCAGTGGCGCCGGCCGCGCCCTTGGAGTTCTCGGTGTCGGCGGGATCATCCGCCTGTCGCGGTACAAACCGCCCTGTCTCCAACAGAGTTGCCCTGTCCCCCATAAAATCCATCGTTGCACCACCTGTTACCCGCGTACACCTGGTATATCGCGGCCAGCAAGGTCACTTCAGCGTTTTGTCGACATGCCCACAGAGAGACAACTCAAACGCCTCTCCGGTCAACTCGCCACTCCCACCGCCCACTTCACCGGACACACGGTCACGGACCGGCCACGAACAGGTACGAAGACACCACAACGCGCAGCAAAGGCCCGGATCCTTGTCGGATCCGGGCCTTTGACTGAGAAGTAGCGGGGACAGGATTTGAACCTGCGACCTCTGGGTTATGAGCCCAGCGAGCTACCGAGCTGCTCCACCCCGCGTCGTTGTGTTCCAAACCGTATCACGACGCGGGGTGCCCGCTGATCAGCTCTTGTCGTCGCTCCCGCCCGCCGGTGGCTTGGCCGGCTCCTCGGCGGACTTCTCCGCCTCGGCCGCACGCGCCAGGGCGTCCTGAAGGGCCTCCTGGGCCTTCCCGTACGCCTGCCAGTCCTGCTTCTCCAGGGCCGCCTCACCGTCCGTGTACGCCTTCTGGGCGTCGGCGATGGCGTCCTTGAGGGCGGCGTCACCGGTGGCCGGCGGCGTCGTCGTGTCACCGTCACCCGGTGGCGGCGTCGTCTCCGGCGGTGGCTCGGCGCCGTCGACACCGAACACCGCGTTCAGCGCCTCGGACAGGCTGTCCTTGAAGACCGGCTTGCCTCCGTAGGAGACGGCCACCTTCTTCAGCAGCGGATAGTTCGCGCTGCCGCCTCGGGCGTACACCGGCTCGATGTAGAGGAAGCCCCCGTCGAGCGGCACGGTCAGGAGATTGCCGTACTCGATGTCCGAGTCGGTGCCTCTCATGTCCCGGACGAAGGTGGCGACTTCGGGTACGCCGTTCAACTCGCTCTGCACTTGTTGTGGGCCCTGGACCGTGGAGGTCACTCTCAGGACTCTGATGGTGCCGTAGTCGCTACTGTTCGCATCGGCGTCGACCGCCATGAACGCCCCCAGATTGGGACGTCCGTTGGGTGTGAAGGTCGTCGTCAGCGAGAACTTCTGGGACGTCTGTCCCGGCATCTTCAGACTGAGGTAGTACGGCGGGACCGCACTGTTGTCCTTGTTGGTCGGGTCGTCGGGCACCTGCCACGCGTCGGAGCCGCTGTAGAACTGGGCGGCGTCGGTGACGTGGTAGCGGGTCAGCAGCTCACGCTGGACCTTGAACATGTCCTGCGGATAACGCAGGTGGGCCAGCAGGTCCGGCTTGATCTCCGTCTTCGGCTTCACCGTGTTCGGGAAGGCCTTCATCCAGGTCTTGAGAACCGGGTCCTTGGTGTCCCACTGGTACAGGCTGACCGAGCCGTCGTAGGCGTCGACGGTGGCCTTCACCGAGTTGCGGATGTAGTTGACCTGGTTCTGCTGCGCGACGACCGCGCGCTGGTTGTTGGTCAGCGAGTCGGCCGTGGTGTCGCCCAGCGTCGTACGCGAGGCGTACGGATAGCCGTTCGTCGTGGTGTAGGCGTCGACGATCCACTGGATCCTGCCGTCGACCTCGGCCGGGTAGGCGTCGCCGTCGATGGTCAGCCACGGTGCGACCGCCTCGACGCGCTCCTTGGGCGTGCGGTTGTACAGAATCCGCGAACCCTCGCCGATGGCGCCCGAGTAGAGCATCTGCGGCTCGCTGAACGCCACGGCGTACGCCGCGCGGTTCACCGGGTTGGAGAGGTCGACGCCGCTCTTGCCCTTGTAGCTGGTGGTCTGCTCACCGTTCTTCTCGTAGTCGAGCTCCTTCTGCGGGCCGCCCACGATCGAGTACTGCTGGGTCTTCTCGCCGTAGTAGATCCGCTGCTCGTACTTGCCGAGCTGACCGGTGGTCGGCAGTCCGGACTCCGTGAAGTCGGGCGCGCCGACCGTGCCGCTGTTCTCGTCGGTG
This window of the Streptomyces niveus genome carries:
- a CDS encoding UPF0182 family protein; the encoded protein is MPDRGGGPTGPRIRVGRPSRRARTLLMTLGILAVLAMLFVMFAGFWTDWLWYRSVRYSSVFTTTLWTKVGLFAVFGLLMAAAVGVNIWLAHRLRPPLSAMSLEQQSLDRYRMGIAPYKKWVLLGITALVGLIAGASAAGQWRTWLMWINGVPFGQKDPQFNLDVSFYAFDLPWYRFMLGFGFAAVVLALIAAALTHYLYGGLRVTSPGARATGAATGHLSVLLGVFVSLKAVAYWLDRYGLAVKSSDFKATGNWTGLRYVDANAYLPAKTILFCIAAICAVLFFATLWRRTWQLPVIGFGLMVLSAILIGGLYPAIVQKFQVQPNEQAKEAPYIEKNIDATRSAYGIDDAEVTDYSGKGAPDKKAEQRKAADSAASYRLVDPNVVSPAFQQLQQERKYYQFPDTLDVDRYTDADGKPQDTVIGLRELNIAGIPKRNWINDHFTYTHGYGAITSKGTGTVTDENSGTVGAPDFTESGLPTTGQLGKYEQRIYYGEKTQQYSIVGGPQKELDYEKNGEQTTSYKGKSGVDLSNPVNRAAYAVAFSEPQMLYSGAIGEGSRILYNRTPKERVEAVAPWLTIDGDAYPAEVDGRIQWIVDAYTTTNGYPYASRTTLGDTTADSLTNNQRAVVAQQNQVNYIRNSVKATVDAYDGSVSLYQWDTKDPVLKTWMKAFPNTVKPKTEIKPDLLAHLRYPQDMFKVQRELLTRYHVTDAAQFYSGSDAWQVPDDPTNKDNSAVPPYYLSLKMPGQTSQKFSLTTTFTPNGRPNLGAFMAVDADANSSDYGTIRVLRVTSTVQGPQQVQSELNGVPEVATFVRDMRGTDSDIEYGNLLTVPLDGGFLYIEPVYARGGSANYPLLKKVAVSYGGKPVFKDSLSEALNAVFGVDGAEPPPETTPPPGDGDTTTPPATGDAALKDAIADAQKAYTDGEAALEKQDWQAYGKAQEALQDALARAAEAEKSAEEPAKPPAGGSDDKS